A window of Anaerolineales bacterium genomic DNA:
GGGATTTACGTTTGGGGGACGAAGCAATGGAATTGATCCTCACCGTTGGCGCCTCGCGCAGCGATATCGAACTGGGCGGTCTGGCCATCAACGATCTGCGTGTGACGCAGGGGGCATCCGACTTCGAGCTGTCCTTTTCGGAAGCGAACAGGATTGAAATGTCCACCTTGCGCTTCACGGGCGGCGCTTCGGATGCGGAACTGAACGGGTTGGCCAACGCAAATGCCCGGGATATTTTCTTCACCGGCGGCGCTGGCCGCTATACGTTAGATTTCAGCGGTGATTTACAGGACGACATGTACGTGAAGATCGAAGCGGGTCTGGGAGAGGTGATCATCATCGTCCCTGAGGGAATCGCTGGGAGAATCGAATTCGAGGGTGCCCTGGCGGATGTCGATGCGTATGATGATTGGCACCGCTCCGGAGACACGTATACGCTCGAAGGAACGGGCGCCAGGATCACCTTCGAGATCTCCATGGGTCTTGGCAGTCTGCAGCTGCGCAACTGGTGACGCTCAACGAGCGTATCGACGGCAGTGATCGGTATGGACGGGCGCTTCGCCCGTCCTTTCGATTCTTTCCCAGGATCAGGGTAACGCAGCGCCCTTCGTCTCGCTGTATATCATGGATAGAATCTCGTCCGCTTCTTCCGCGGTGGCCAACCTGGGACGGCCTTCGTCCGTCAGCATCATAGGCACGACTTCGATTTCCCGCACGCCGCCTGAATCCAGCCAAACATTGAGTAATGCGGTTTGGTAAATGTCTCCGTCGTCGAAGACGAAGTTGCCCAATCCGTACACGATCACACCCTGATTGTAAAATTCAATCCCCTGCAGGACGTGCGCGTGATGGCCCAGAACGAGATCGGCGCCGGCGTCGATCGCCGTGTGGGCGGCAGTCACCTGCGGTAGGCTGGGCTGGACCACGTATTCGTAACCGCTGTGCAGCAGTACGACAACGATGTCGGCGAGCGGCCGCACGGCGGCGATGTCCGCCCGCATCTGCTCGGGATCGGCCCAGGACACGCCGGGCTGATTCTGCGTGGCCGTCCAGGAACGTGCGTCAAAACCGCGCACCTCGACCGGTACGTCTACGTAGGACAGAAATGCGATGTTCGTTCCGTTCGCGGTCAGGATGACCGGTGCAGCGGCGGCAGCCGCATCTTCCCCCGCGCCCACGGATTGGACGTGGTTTTTCTCCAGCAGAGAGATTGCGTCCAGTAGCGCTTCGGGACCATAGTCCATGGCGTGGTTGTTTGCCAGCGAAAGCAGGTCGAAGCCCGCGATGGCGAACGACCGTGCGGCTTCCGCAGGGGCGCGGAACGTGTAGCCCTTGTCGACCGGCGCACCCTGCTCCCCCATGGCACATTCGAGATTCCCTACGGTGACGTCCGCCGTGGAGAGAAAATCGAAAACCAGTTCGAACGGAAAGATCGGATTGCCGTTCGCAATTCTCTCGCCGATGCGCCTGTCCAGCATGACGTCGCCCACGGCAACCAGGTGCGTGGCCGCATCGAATCCAAGGCGGCCGGCGATCAACGATCCGATCTCCGCAGCCTCCGCTTCGAAGCCCTGCACCGAGATCACGCTCCATCTCTGTCTCAGTGGATATTCAGCATCACCGGGATGTGCGCCATCGACCGTCAGCGATTTGAGTTTTGGGGTCATGTCCACCCAATCCAGGACCGCAACGAACGGAGAAGGTTCTAGGCGCATTTCCTGCGCCTGCTCCAGGGAGACATCTTCCCACGCCGAGGTGAACGGGACCGCCAGGGCCAGAACACGTTCGCCTGCGGGCACACCTTCATCGCCGGGGACGAGCGCCAGATCGGTAACGCCTCGATCCAGCCACTGGCCAGGGTCGTCGTCCACCATGAGCTGCCACCTGTCTGGTGAATCCAATGCGGCAATCGCCTGCTCGGCCAGACCGGCCCAACGCTCCGGAACGACCATCCGGACCGGTTCGGGACTCGGCGTGATCGTGAAGGTCGATGTTGGGGAGGAGATTGCCTGCGCAAACGGCTCTGTCGCCGCTGCGAGTGTACTCGAAGGAAATGGGTCCGGCGTTGAACCGCCCGCAACCTTCGCCGCACATGCGTTGACGAACGCGCCAAGCAGGACGGCCAGCAAGAGCGCGCGCAGATACGTTGGAAGTTTGATCGTTCGCAACATTACCTTGCATTGTATCCTTCTTTATCTGATACCGCGAAAAAGC
This region includes:
- a CDS encoding toast rack family protein, with translation MRKTAFLLVGITASLATLACSFNFLPLRTSIRMDKLETGPTVAEEVEIPVPDAEVKTSLEILMGAGELYVRPGAENALLQGTVSYNVEEFAPHIITEYGYIQLRQGEEESGEYTFPDISGDVENTWDLRLGDEAMELILTVGASRSDIELGGLAINDLRVTQGASDFELSFSEANRIEMSTLRFTGGASDAELNGLANANARDIFFTGGAGRYTLDFSGDLQDDMYVKIEAGLGEVIIIVPEGIAGRIEFEGALADVDAYDDWHRSGDTYTLEGTGARITFEISMGLGSLQLRNW
- a CDS encoding CapA family protein, with the translated sequence MLRTIKLPTYLRALLLAVLLGAFVNACAAKVAGGSTPDPFPSSTLAAATEPFAQAISSPTSTFTITPSPEPVRMVVPERWAGLAEQAIAALDSPDRWQLMVDDDPGQWLDRGVTDLALVPGDEGVPAGERVLALAVPFTSAWEDVSLEQAQEMRLEPSPFVAVLDWVDMTPKLKSLTVDGAHPGDAEYPLRQRWSVISVQGFEAEAAEIGSLIAGRLGFDAATHLVAVGDVMLDRRIGERIANGNPIFPFELVFDFLSTADVTVGNLECAMGEQGAPVDKGYTFRAPAEAARSFAIAGFDLLSLANNHAMDYGPEALLDAISLLEKNHVQSVGAGEDAAAAAAPVILTANGTNIAFLSYVDVPVEVRGFDARSWTATQNQPGVSWADPEQMRADIAAVRPLADIVVVLLHSGYEYVVQPSLPQVTAAHTAIDAGADLVLGHHAHVLQGIEFYNQGVIVYGLGNFVFDDGDIYQTALLNVWLDSGGVREIEVVPMMLTDEGRPRLATAEEADEILSMIYSETKGAALP